In a genomic window of Occallatibacter riparius:
- the alaS gene encoding alanine--tRNA ligase: MQYRTGNEVRELFLRFFETKGHRRVHSSSLVPANDPTLLFTNAGMNQFKDVFLGAEKREYNRATTSQKCVRAGGKHNDLENVGFTRRHHTFFEMLGNFSFGDYFKKDAIAFAWELVTSPEWMGIAKDRLYVTIFEGDEEVPRDSEAEQFWIATGVPKERIFTYGRKDNFWQMGETGPCGPCSELFYDMGLEASEHGKDLPFGQDDARYVEIWNLVFMQFDRSAVVDPLGKTTSYKLTPLPKPCVDTGMGLERVSAVLQGKISNFDTDLFTPLIERAEELTGKRVSQAELDRETRTADEDAASLRIIADHARAATFLISDGVLPGPNERGSVLRKIMRRAIRHGRLLGHEKPFLFQMVYAVRDLMAGAYPELNESAERVARAVEAEERQFDRVLKVGAAKLDQELVLAAKSGDSPVLSGEVAFHLYETFGLPEDFIMMAARDAGIAFDKTGFEAAKEEEKARARASWKGGSQKTASPAFRDLPKTGFEGYRSLTSTDAEVLAIVKDGVGVPAAKAGEQVEVVLDHTSFYGDSGGQVGDTGFFLALDGNSTVAEIIGCVLPVQGVRAHKAVLKQDLAVGDHVNTVVDGDRRDAIRRNHTGTHLIHAALRQVLGTHVKQAGSLVDPTRLRFDFSHFAQVADEELAEIENIVNREVLSNAKVETLEDVPIDVAVNEYHAMALFGEKYGDKVRVVKLSDGFSTELCGGTHTGATGEIGLLKLVGETSVSSGVRRVEAISGMGSLDSFRRDAEVAQVAAQVAGAPAGGSLSDGLRARLASQEDELKKLRRELDEMRMKSAAGGLDDVVSQAVDVKGVKLLRHRADQLDRGQLRTLVDNLKQKAGEGVVVLASAQPEGKVAIIAGVTPGLTKRVQAGKLVGAVAKLVGGSGGGKPEIAEAGGKDQAQIGAALEAAPKLLAELLG; encoded by the coding sequence ACCATACGTTCTTCGAGATGCTGGGGAACTTCTCGTTCGGCGACTATTTCAAGAAGGACGCGATTGCGTTTGCATGGGAGCTGGTGACGAGTCCGGAGTGGATGGGCATTGCCAAAGACCGGCTCTACGTGACCATCTTCGAGGGCGATGAAGAGGTGCCGCGCGACAGCGAAGCCGAGCAGTTCTGGATTGCGACCGGCGTTCCCAAGGAACGCATTTTCACCTATGGCCGCAAGGACAACTTCTGGCAGATGGGCGAGACGGGACCTTGCGGTCCGTGCTCGGAGCTGTTCTACGACATGGGCCTGGAGGCCAGCGAGCACGGGAAGGACCTGCCATTCGGACAGGACGATGCGCGCTACGTGGAGATCTGGAACCTGGTGTTTATGCAGTTCGACCGGTCTGCCGTGGTCGATCCGCTGGGCAAGACGACGAGCTACAAGCTGACTCCGCTGCCCAAGCCGTGCGTGGATACTGGCATGGGGCTGGAGCGCGTGTCGGCGGTGCTGCAGGGGAAGATTTCGAACTTCGATACAGATTTGTTTACGCCGCTGATTGAGAGGGCGGAAGAGCTGACGGGCAAGCGCGTTTCGCAGGCCGAGTTGGACAGGGAGACGCGTACGGCGGATGAGGACGCGGCAAGCCTGCGCATTATTGCGGACCATGCGCGCGCGGCTACGTTCCTGATTTCGGATGGTGTGTTGCCGGGTCCGAACGAGCGTGGCTCGGTTCTTCGTAAGATCATGCGCCGCGCCATTCGTCACGGCCGGCTACTCGGTCATGAGAAGCCCTTTCTCTTTCAGATGGTCTATGCAGTTCGAGACTTGATGGCTGGGGCCTACCCTGAACTGAACGAATCCGCGGAGCGTGTTGCGAGGGCCGTCGAAGCGGAAGAGAGGCAGTTTGATCGGGTCCTAAAGGTCGGTGCAGCTAAGCTGGATCAAGAGTTGGTTCTTGCCGCCAAAAGTGGTGACTCGCCTGTGCTTTCAGGCGAGGTCGCGTTCCACCTTTATGAGACCTTCGGCTTACCCGAAGATTTCATAATGATGGCCGCTCGCGATGCCGGAATAGCCTTCGACAAAACCGGGTTTGAAGCTGCCAAAGAGGAAGAGAAAGCCCGGGCGCGTGCCTCATGGAAGGGAGGGAGCCAGAAGACGGCGAGCCCGGCGTTCCGCGATCTGCCGAAGACGGGGTTCGAGGGGTATCGCTCCCTTACTTCCACCGACGCCGAAGTGCTGGCGATTGTGAAGGACGGCGTGGGCGTGCCCGCGGCCAAGGCCGGCGAGCAGGTCGAGGTGGTGCTCGATCATACGAGCTTCTACGGCGACTCGGGCGGCCAGGTGGGCGATACCGGTTTTTTCCTGGCTTTGGACGGGAATTCTACCGTGGCCGAGATCATTGGCTGCGTGCTGCCGGTGCAGGGGGTGCGCGCGCACAAGGCTGTGCTCAAGCAGGATCTGGCGGTGGGCGATCACGTGAACACCGTCGTGGACGGGGACAGACGCGATGCGATTCGGCGCAACCACACGGGAACGCACCTGATTCACGCGGCGCTGCGGCAGGTGCTGGGGACACATGTAAAGCAGGCGGGATCGCTGGTTGATCCCACGCGGCTGCGCTTCGACTTTTCGCATTTTGCGCAGGTGGCGGATGAGGAGCTTGCGGAGATCGAGAACATCGTGAACCGCGAAGTGCTTTCGAACGCGAAGGTGGAGACGCTGGAGGATGTGCCGATTGACGTGGCGGTGAACGAGTATCACGCCATGGCGCTGTTCGGTGAGAAGTACGGCGACAAGGTTCGGGTGGTGAAGCTGTCGGATGGATTTTCGACGGAGCTTTGCGGCGGTACGCACACGGGCGCGACGGGTGAGATTGGGCTGCTGAAGCTGGTGGGCGAGACGTCTGTGTCCTCGGGTGTGCGGCGCGTGGAGGCGATCAGCGGAATGGGATCGCTGGATTCGTTCCGGCGGGATGCGGAGGTGGCGCAGGTTGCGGCGCAGGTTGCGGGCGCGCCGGCGGGGGGCAGTTTGTCGGATGGCCTGCGTGCGCGGCTCGCTTCACAGGAAGACGAGCTGAAGAAGCTGCGGCGCGAGCTGGACGAGATGCGGATGAAGTCGGCGGCCGGCGGGCTGGATGATGTCGTGTCGCAGGCTGTGGATGTGAAGGGCGTGAAGCTCCTGCGGCACCGCGCCGATCAGCTCGATCGCGGGCAGCTTAGGACGCTGGTCGATAACCTGAAGCAGAAGGCGGGCGAGGGCGTGGTGGTGCTGGCGTCGGCGCAGCCGGAGGGCAAGGTTGCGATTATTGCCGGGGTTACGCCGGGACTGACGAAGCGTGTCCAGGCTGGGAAGCTGGTGGGCGCGGTGGCGAAGCTCGTGGGCGGATCGGGCGGCGGAAAGCCTGAGATAGCCGAAGCCGGCGGCAAGGACCAGGCCCAGATTGGCGCTGCGCTTGAGGCTGCGCCGAAGTTGCTGGCTGAGTTGCTGGGATAG
- the mutY gene encoding A/G-specific adenine glycosylase produces the protein MAPSNPRDWNAPALRARLLKWYEANQRELPWRQNKDPYSIWVSEIMLQQTRVAVVIDRHRVFLERFPTVDALACAAEEDVLALWSGLGYYRRARMLHQAAIYVAENLNGRMPTTSAELRKLPGIGAYTAAAIASIAHDERVAVVDGNVERVLCRLAGWEASSGSGATALRKKIDGLASELVDPRRPGDFNQGMMELGATVCLPRNPQCLVCPIAEHCVTRGEHKAAPRARMVSREIAHALCVQTRRGEREVLLEQRPASVTVMPGMWELPALGNADVPEEHLRMAVRHAIMQVNYFVRIRDVNEDEVTELAGPAAGKRRWVRADELAGLPLTGLARKVLTRAHLLVAASGSKAAAMLL, from the coding sequence ATGGCTCCATCGAATCCCCGCGATTGGAACGCGCCGGCACTGCGCGCCCGCTTGTTGAAGTGGTATGAGGCGAACCAGCGCGAGCTGCCGTGGCGCCAGAACAAGGATCCCTACTCGATCTGGGTGTCGGAGATCATGCTGCAGCAGACCCGCGTTGCCGTGGTTATCGACCGGCACCGCGTGTTCCTTGAACGGTTTCCCACAGTTGATGCGCTCGCCTGCGCCGCGGAAGAGGATGTTCTGGCGTTGTGGAGCGGGCTGGGGTACTACCGTCGCGCCCGCATGCTGCACCAAGCGGCGATCTATGTTGCGGAGAATCTGAACGGAAGGATGCCGACAACGTCGGCGGAGCTGCGCAAGCTACCGGGGATTGGCGCCTATACGGCGGCGGCTATTGCCAGCATTGCGCACGACGAGCGCGTTGCGGTGGTGGATGGCAACGTGGAGCGCGTGCTGTGCAGGCTGGCGGGATGGGAAGCGAGTTCGGGTAGTGGCGCGACGGCGCTGCGCAAGAAGATTGACGGGCTGGCGAGTGAGCTTGTGGATCCGCGGCGTCCGGGTGACTTCAATCAGGGGATGATGGAGCTGGGTGCGACGGTGTGCCTGCCGCGCAATCCGCAGTGCCTGGTATGCCCGATCGCGGAACATTGCGTGACCCGTGGCGAACACAAGGCTGCTCCGCGGGCCCGCATGGTGAGCCGCGAGATTGCGCATGCACTTTGCGTACAGACGCGCAGGGGCGAACGTGAGGTGCTGCTGGAGCAGCGGCCTGCGAGCGTCACGGTGATGCCGGGAATGTGGGAGCTTCCGGCGCTGGGGAATGCGGACGTGCCTGAAGAACATTTGCGGATGGCAGTGCGCCACGCGATTATGCAGGTGAACTACTTCGTGCGGATCCGCGATGTGAACGAAGATGAGGTAACGGAGCTCGCGGGCCCGGCTGCTGGGAAGCGGCGCTGGGTGCGAGCGGACGAGCTTGCCGGATTGCCGCTCACGGGCCTGGCGCGCAAGGTGCTTACCCGCGCGCACCTGCTTGTGGCGGCTTCGGGGAGCAAGGCCGCTGCGATGCTGCTTTGA